A genomic region of Streptomyces rimosus contains the following coding sequences:
- a CDS encoding erythromycin esterase family protein — protein sequence MNTHKALLAALLVPLGATLAIAPAAFAATPSAPPAASAAGPKEAAPAAFGSPEAALGRVAHPLRTTEPRGGLADLRPFGRMVGDARVVGLGEATHSSHEFFTLRHRVLRYLVEEKGFRAFALEAPWSTGLRLDAYLTHGTGDLKQIMDEEFQGTYRWWNNAEYRDLLQWIRAYNVKHPKDPVRFVGDDGGFAGAQLYDKVGAYAAKARPELAPKLTELYRGLRPATDAETYVNDYLAKPLAERKELAERTGRAVDLLKKRPGTGADADAHAWALQHATAIHQMTTLYAFDWDDPQDISAGMRYRDRIMAENVTWWQQRTGDKILLAAHNGHLTLKTYAPGTYPKAQGEFLREQLGDGYLSVGLTFDHGSFNAFGQDGAVHRFTAGPAAPGTTEHTLDRVRHRDYVVDLRNAPATARTWLATPHTVKNIGATYPGIADAPQIRLAASHDVVIHLHRVQAARMLK from the coding sequence ATGAACACGCACAAGGCCCTGCTCGCCGCCCTGCTCGTCCCGCTCGGCGCCACCCTGGCCATCGCCCCGGCTGCCTTCGCCGCCACCCCGTCCGCCCCGCCCGCCGCATCGGCCGCCGGTCCGAAGGAGGCCGCGCCCGCCGCGTTCGGCTCTCCCGAGGCGGCCCTGGGCCGGGTGGCCCATCCGCTGCGTACCACCGAGCCCCGCGGCGGCCTGGCCGACCTCCGCCCGTTCGGCCGGATGGTCGGCGACGCCCGGGTGGTGGGCCTGGGCGAGGCCACCCACAGCTCGCACGAGTTCTTCACCCTCAGGCACCGGGTCCTGCGGTACCTGGTCGAGGAGAAGGGCTTTCGGGCCTTTGCCCTCGAAGCCCCGTGGAGCACCGGTCTGCGGCTCGACGCCTACCTCACGCACGGCACGGGCGACCTGAAGCAGATCATGGACGAGGAGTTCCAGGGCACCTACCGGTGGTGGAACAACGCCGAGTACCGCGACCTGCTCCAGTGGATACGCGCGTACAACGTCAAGCACCCCAAGGACCCGGTCCGCTTCGTCGGCGACGACGGCGGGTTCGCCGGTGCCCAGCTGTACGACAAGGTGGGCGCCTACGCGGCCAAGGCCCGCCCCGAACTCGCCCCGAAGCTCACCGAGCTGTACCGGGGCCTGCGGCCCGCCACCGACGCTGAGACGTACGTCAACGACTACCTGGCGAAGCCCTTGGCCGAACGCAAGGAGCTCGCCGAGCGGACCGGCCGGGCGGTGGACCTGCTCAAAAAGCGGCCCGGCACGGGCGCCGACGCCGACGCGCACGCCTGGGCCCTCCAGCACGCCACCGCGATCCACCAGATGACCACGCTGTACGCCTTCGACTGGGACGACCCACAGGACATCAGCGCCGGCATGCGCTACCGCGACCGGATCATGGCGGAGAACGTCACCTGGTGGCAGCAGCGGACCGGCGACAAGATCCTGCTCGCCGCCCACAACGGCCACCTCACCCTCAAGACCTACGCCCCCGGCACCTACCCGAAGGCCCAGGGCGAATTCCTCCGCGAACAGCTGGGCGACGGCTACCTCAGCGTCGGCCTCACCTTCGACCACGGCTCGTTCAACGCCTTCGGCCAGGACGGCGCCGTCCACCGCTTCACCGCAGGCCCGGCCGCGCCCGGCACCACCGAGCACACCCTCGACCGGGTACGGCACCGCGACTACGTGGTGGACCTGCGCAACGCCCCGGCAACGGCCCGCACCTGGCTCGCCACGCCGCACACCGTCAAGAACAT